CCCTTCGCTGTATGGACTTGGTTAAACTTTGTGCCATTCATTtcctgtttccagccactagtggctgcccttgccattcagaaccactcagactaattatcaggtccagctgcagttgcttacctgatcaagtcagcctttataaacctacccagccctgcagtctgggccttgacattgacgtttgaggactacctgtttggttcctgctttggttcctgatttgttcctgctttggttcctgatttgttccttctttggttcctgatctgttcctgctttgtctcctgccgtgttcctgagttgcggccagcgccccactaagtggactcccaagtcgagtgccctgcaagtgggcaacctgccgtgtgccctgcaagtgggcaacctgccatgttcctgagttgtggCCAGcgcccactaagtggactcccaagtcgagtgccctgcaagtgggcaacctgccgtgtgccctgcaagtgggcaacctgccgtgttcctgagttgcggccagcgctcCACTAAgaggactcccaagtcgagtaccctgcaagtgggcaacctgccgtgtgccctgcaagtgggcaacctgccgtgttcctgagttgcggccagcgccccactagtggactcccaagatgagtgccctgcatcgcgactcccaggatgactgcccactagcggactaccctggttgagtgccctgcaagtgggcaacctggcgtgtgccctgcaagagggcttctagccgagccgtgtgccctgcaagagggcttcctgccgtgtgtgccccattccgtgggcttcctgccgtgtgtgccccatcccgtgggcttcctgccgtgtgtgccccatcccgtgggcttcctgccgtatgtgccccatcccgtgggcttcctgccgtgtgtgccccattctgtgggcttcctgccgtgtgtgccccatcccgtgggcttcctgccgtgtgtgccccatcccgtgggcttcctgccgtgtgtgccccatccggAGGGCTttctgccgtgtgtgccccatcccgagggcttcctgccgtgtgtgccccatcccgagggcttcctgccgtgtgtgccccatcccgagggcttcctgccgtgtgtgccccatcccgagggcttcctgccgtgtgtgccccatcccgagggcttcctgccgtgtgtgccccatcctgagggctccctgccgtGTGTACCCCATACAGCGGGCTTTCAGCCAAGAGACTTGTTGCTATATCGTTGTACCATCATatgcaatacaactcttaatcctcATCTGCAGTCTTTAAtttatttcctgcgcctgtctgtaccaaccccaagccatcatgcatcgtggggtacagacagagcccctcgtatcccctgcacctgggctccttatcaacctgtgtcctCGGTTCGTGACACTGCCAAAACAGACCCCGAGATGATGGTAAAGGGCAGTATATTAGAAGACAGGCCCCACTGCTCAAAGTGCCTGGTCTCTGATTTCCCACAGTTGACCTTTGTGCCTGAAGCGTTTCAGAAATCGTCACACTTCTGGATTAATGCTCTGGCTCAATGGTGATCTGCACAGGAGACTCTCACATTATCCATGTACAGAACAAACTGGAAAATTATCTGTATTCCAACCATTACTCAATACCAGGCTATCAACCTCTTGGTACATTGGGTCAACATATGAGGAGAATACCTCACATAAGCCAGACAATTGCATGGCCCTATTCataaactttttaaacaaatgatcAAAAGCTTTCCCCGGTCAAGAGTTGCCAGAGCAGCCAGAACCTTTATGTAATCTTGAAGTCCACATAATGGAAGGAGATAGGACACGAGTTCTTTAAGTCACATATCTTGCATTTTTGTTTGTGCAAGATGATAATCATACCTTTTCACAGCATAGGAGGCATCTTGCCTTTCGTAGCAACTTCCTCATACAGGTCAACCAGGTCTGGCCCAATGAGATActgtattttccggcgtataagacgactgggcgtataagacgacccccaacttttgcAGTTAAAATACTcaccgtataagactacccctctacccagtatacaacaaccagccaatcacggcaagcactgtaccttaccggtgattctccctaacatatacacacactcgcTTACaaacgcacatatacacatacactgcccttaacattcgcctgtccatacatacacatttatacactgccctcacctcacacccctgcctttacacacactgccactctgtgtgtgccccccagagatatgctgccactctgtgtgtgtccccccgagatatgctgccactctgtgtcccccccaagatatgctgccactctgtgtgtcccccccccgagatatgccgccctcccctagacttaccagtgcagactcccgggtgtcttgcggggccggtaGGGGATATCTATTCTATGCAGAactgtatacaacttccggcaCGGTGTGCTTTAACGATCTCCCTTGCTGGGACTCCCgctgtgggaattcccggcaatggagattgttaaagcacaccgagcagacgtgccggcagagGGGGTTTATgcgcatcgccgctgctggtgaacgtctcccacggggggagtgccggcaggggaggctgtctgagcgtatcgcagagtaggatgcaggtcccttgcaccgctgcgggggatctgtatcctaaccctgccagacctcgagctccctgttgggctagttagagggaggttgtgatctccccaaccagccctgctcatcgggcgccgctgatcagggctagttggggagatcacgatcttgcacctacctcggcgcggccctgaagaccggcccaggagaggcggcttctccgctcgcccctcccctaaaGATTTGTGATTCTCCAGTCTGGCTCAGTAAGTAAgtatacccggcgtataagacgacccccgacttttgagaagattttcttgGGTTCaaaagtcgtcttatatgcCGGAATGTACGGTACTATGTTTATGTGAAGACGGTCACTGCCTGGTGTCCTACCCTTCCTGAAGCATCTAGTGGCAACTCTGTAAATGGTGAGTTCAGGtttcttgttttaaatgggttaCAGTGTTAGTAATACCCTCGTCAGAAATTGCATCATTGCCTGGAAAGTTGCTTCTGAACAAATCAttagacttctggaacaatgtcttttggacagacaagaccaaagtggagatgtttggccataatgctcAGTACCGTGTTTCTCGAAacccaaacacagcatatcagcacaaacacctcataccaactgccAAGCAGGATGAtatgggcttgttttgcagccacagaaCCTGGGAACCTTGAAGTCATTGAATCAACCATCAACTCCTCTGTAttccaaagtattctagagtcaaatgagGCTATCAatccgacagctaaagcttggccgaaattgggtcatgcgaCAGGATaatgatccaaagcacacaaGCAGATCTAGAACAGAATAgctgagaaagaaaaagaatcaaggtgttgccatggcccagtcaaagtccagacctcaagtCTATTAAAAATGCGgtggcaggaccttaagagagctgtgcataaattcctgcaaacctcaatgaactgaatgCTAtcgctgctaaaggtggttttacaagctattgaatcataaggtgtacttcgtttttcacacatggcttctccaatTTGGCATCAGTTTACCTGAATAAATtgtgacatggtgtaatatgagGTCGTAGTTACCCATTTTAAGGAACATtggattgttattatgtcctgatatgtaaaaccatagaattcagagagggatgtatgtgtaaaaccaaaataatttttaaatagacAGTTTCATTTATACAAGACACATGTTAGAGTTTAAAACAAGCAGGAATTGTAATGCCTTTCCCACGTCAGCTGCATTTTCTTTGATAATTAGATGAACACACATCAGAGAAAAGGATTACTAAGGGATTTTATGTAATGGATTAGCAAACCCTAAGCATCTTACTGCACTCCAAGGACCAAAATAACAACATGGGCAGACATCAGGCTTAATATTTAAGGCACAAATAATGAAACAACCCTGAAGAGATGTTCATTGGATCCATTTAGGTTTCACCTGGCATTGTTGCAGTTCAGAGAGTAGCAGGTAAGTTCACCcaatgcaaattattttcaCTCAAAATATTGTTACTTTTGTGGGAACCAGATTGCTGTCAGTCAAGTTTTCATCATTTATAACCCAGAAGTTACCGGGGGCAAACAGTTTTATCAGTGCAGTAATATGGGTGTCTACAGCAACATtaggtatattatttattttacttggtTAGTGATCCTGTCTACTATATGTAATAATTAACCTCTTAAAAATGGTGGGAGAAGTTGTACAAATGTGATTACACTGAAGATACACTGAATGAACATTTTGAAAAACATGTTTCCACATAAGGGGTATGCAAATGGAAATGTAagcatgtatgggatagacatcatttaatataagacaaggctGAGGACCAAGTAGCAGGAAGAAGAAGCAGGCAAATTAGATGGGCCAACGTTCTCTTATCGGCTgtcaaattatttttctaattatgtttttttttgtttaatatttgttttttgaaagATTTTCACAGTTTACATAAAGCACATAGTCAAGTATAGTTAGCgtgtatacatacaatatttttcCCTAGGGCCAGTGTTACCCAGTCATAGTAATACAACATTAAAACTTAAGAAGGGTGAGGTTACCTGCTCCTATATGACCATTGGAAACTTATGGCTAGTAGCAAAAAAAACGAGCACTTCAGTTTGCTGTTGGCTCTTAAGacagaaaacagaataaaaaacacacacatgatCTGCTCACCAATTAACAACTACATGTCATATGAAATTGGAGAGTACAGGAATTTGGGTGTCTGCAGGCATCTAATCCAACTATATCCTGAAGCCTCCCCCTCTGAAACCTACAAGGGATTTATTATTAACGTCtacttttttaaatcttttttagcAGTTTACAGCAATATATTTTCTCAGAAATTGCTCTTGAAGGCAGTGTATGAGAAATAGGCTATCTCATCtgacatattttatttcaaatatgtttttccttttcataAAGGTCAtgaaagatttgtttttttcacatagtgTACTTTAGATACGTTGGCCgagattatttttaattttgatcTTAATTAGTTGATCTATCACTAGCGacagcaaacaaaaaaacaccttttctaGGTAAATAAGAGCAAAGGTCATCCGACTGCTGTAAGGGGCTGCCATCAAATAAGTTATTCAATAACAAGAACAACAATAATACAAAGATGAATTAAAGAAATGAGAGGGTGCATTTTTAGAGATGAATTAATTCTTTCATGGGTGGGCATGCACAAGTTGTACAACTTTTAAGTATATTTGCTTGTTGTATTGTAGGATGAAGCATTCCGTATATATTGTTGTTGCTACACTCATTACTCTAATAGAGCAAATCTATGCTCGCTCATGTGTGGTCGATTCCTTTAAAGTGAAGGAAGATTTTGACATACAAAGGGTAAGTCTCTGCTTATTCGATTAATACAATTTAAGTGACAGTTTAAATATTATTGGTTGTCCTCGGTAGGCAACAGATTATATTACACAGCTATATAGTGGGTAGCAAAAGGATCCATGACTATTCAATTTAAACTTTCCAATAAATTTGTCTACGTGCCATTTTGTGATCCAAAACATGACAAAATAAGCCATTTACAAGGCATCCCACAAAGGAGTAAAGTTTTATGTTTTACTGGATTCATTTAACCTGTATactatttattttggtaaaataatgtttttattacaaaatttgtaaaatgcaaatgaacCAAATTCATTTGCATTTAGGAGATATTTTGCTTGATACTTGTCAGTTACAAAAGTATAAACTAATGGCACgttagtataaaaaatataagaggtataatatttttttctttcattatcaGTATGGAGGGACATGGTATGCCATTAGCAAAAAGGAcccagaaggcttgtttcttCAGGACAACATCTCTGCTGAATACACAGTCGATGAGGATGGTACCATGACTGCATCTTCTAAAGGCAGAGTTAAACTGTTTGGGTGAGTTATGCCACCCTCCTTAGTTGATTCTAAATCTTagatgatttaatttaattattggtTCTAATcaattatttcaaatgttagtgGAGATCATGAAACCTTTTGTTACTTGTACCTCTTTACAACTCTTTAAGTGGGATTCAAAAAAGTGCCTTATTCTATGACAAGAAACTGGACTTGGGAGAACATTTTGTTATCTAGAACATTAGACTGTGCAGTTTGGTTGAGTTAAACGTTGGGGTAAAGTGCCTTCACAAAGTGGCCTCTGACCACTGCTCtcatacatatattcattattcGTTATTTTCACTACATTTGCCAATGATGCTGAGATGTTAAAATTATTGTTATGTGCGCTTAAAGTTCTCATAAATAACAGCTAAAGCAATTGGCTCTTTCCAATCCTTGGTAAATGGCTTTAACATGTGTGAAACCTGACGCAAAATAAGTGTGTGGAGAGCCTTGAGCATGACCTTTATTGTAAAACTCCTGCAGCTAAGTGTCCATGTCAGCACATTCTATCTCACATGTGTATAACATATCAGGTGATGAAAGACTGCCCTGTTGTTATCTGCCCAGTGAGTCTcccactttatttaacattcaaTTGGTTCCTTTGCTATTTGCtcaaatttaaccccatgaatCAATAAGGAGTAATCACACTGGGCCTAAGCAGTCAACAAATTAGCCGGTGGCATATCAATGGAAATGGCAACCAATAAGCAAttcaataatatatgaataGGTACAAAAAATAAGACTCTAAGCTCTTAGTAGGGCCCTTCTCACATTGTGTTTCTAGAAGTCTAAACTCTTCTGTGATGTGCTACATTATTCCCCGCCATTgcacagcactatggaatacgATGCTGCTATCTACTTATTACTAAATACTAATActagtaaatataataaagagaaaataatcaATATCTATCACTCAAATCTGCAGCAGACATACACAGCTCACTAAACTGACATATGGTTGTGAATTTCTTAGGTTTTGGCTTATCTGTGCAGACATGGCAGCTCAGTATTCGGTGCCAGACTCTGCTGTTCCAGCTAAGATGTACATGACCTACCAAGGCCTGGCTAGCTACCTGTCCAGTGGAGGTAAGCAAAACTCAATTCAAATGATACATTTAGACTTTGTTACCTTGTCTGAAGGTTGATTTACAAAGGTAATTAGATAAGAGGACTAGAAGAAAAGAACATGCCAGACAAAAAGTAAGCTGGTATAGcacaatcaccatagcaaacaATGTGTACCAGATATGATCTTCATGCATCTCATAGTATTtgaaatataacacaaaaatgtttaaattatctaAAACCTAGCCTGCCACATTCAATAAATCATTTACACAGGAACTATGAAGACCTCACATTTGCCTCCTTCAACTTCAATCTAATTTACCAAAGTATCTATAGTAAATTTGCAAAAGACCAAACTTTGATCTGGCAGAAATATCTTGAATTGGGATCTAGGCCCCGCTGTCACTGGTGGACTGCTTTTATGGCATATCAAACAAGAAAAGCAAACTACATAGTACTACACATGAGTGCTATAAACTACCCCAACTGAGGATACACTCCTTTAGTTGCACATGTGGCAGCCTCCTTCTACCCAATCTCATATAAACATGTTCCCTCTTTAATGAATACAGCATAAGACTCCAAatatctgaaaaaatattttgtagacgaaaaacattttaaggttttttcATGCTAACATATGTTACTGCATACATATCCAACCCCTGTCAACAAAGGAGGCATAAAgtttgaattaaccccttaaggacaatgggtggtcccaaaacccattgaaaacaatgcattttgagcccgtacatgtgcgggctttgtcattaaggggttaagaatattTCCTGCATGTTAAATTAGGATTTGTCTTATATGTAATACTTTCACTGCTGGCTCTACAGACAAACTGTCACCTTACCGCATATACTTACTTGTTAGCATATGAAAGAACTTAATAGTTTGGAAAATTTAGTAAGTCAACAAGAGTGTGTAGGAGGCAACAGAATTGCATGTCGATTGAAAGCTAAGACAAAACCAAATAGCAACCTGACAAAATGTAACCTTTTAAGGGTACAATTACCATTTTTACCAACTATTGTAACACTAGAGGTAATCAGGTAGGCTTTAATGACACGTTTTCTACGGAGCTCTTAGAAGGCAAATGGATCATGTACATTGTAAACTTCTTCTAGGTGACAACTACTGGGTTATTGACACCGATTATGACAACTACGCAATAACCTACGCCTGCCGAACCCTTAAAGAAGACGGAACGTGCAATGATGGATACTCTATCATTTTCTCTCGTAACCCAAGAGGATTTTCACAAGCCATTCTGAGAATTGTTCGCCAGAAACAAGAAGAACTCTGTATGGCTGGGCAATTCCAGTCTGTTCTTCAATCTGGTACGTATCATGGTCATACTAAATAGTAAAGTTTTTTGTCAAATAgtattgaaaacattttctagTCTTTAGGGATGAAACTATGTGCCTCCAAAACAGATATTTACTACAAAGCTGTCAAAATGGCCATTTGCATCATACAAATCCGGCTACTGTTTGAGCTCCAGATAGCCTACTCGAGACTTTAGAAATGATCAGTCATTCACATCTAGAACAACAGGCACATGTTTTAGAATTGTTACCTGGTAGCACTCGATAAagatacacacatattcacacatGCTTTATACCAacctaatatataaatataaactttacatggaattatatgttttatatgaaaatgtattcagATAGTGAATAATCTTTCAATCTCTTTACTTCTAGGAGCCTGCTAGAAGAGGACCCCCCAACATTATGCTGTTTGTATACCTATAAAATGGGTACAAGAATTGCACAGTTTCCAACCTTCTTTCTCACTTTGTTGTTGTTTAATTCTAgatacaattaaaaaagaaattgtgaATCAAAAATAATTGAAGCATGATACCATAAACATGTGTAGTCGTCCTAGTCAATATAAATTCTATATACATTTCCACGTTTCTAGAAAATGTAACATAAGCTTTATGGGACACCAGTCTCTCTGATCGGGCCATGGCATACATTAACGGTGGTAAAGTAAGTGGATAGGTATTCATTGTATGTTTCAAGAAACCTTATCACAAAAATAACTTATTGTAGCTACCTCAACCAATATTTTCTAGAAAACCAAAATGGCTGTTCTCAATAATGTACTTGTGGTGCGTTTACTAATATATACCATAATGTTATTACCTATAACAAAAATGCAGGGTAAAGTATACACCATATAACACTGGACAAATTacatgcaaacatatttttggtaaaaataaattttattatacatcataggaagtaaaaaaaaacatgtttaaatacaCGAACTaacaacattttattaacacCATGTAACTTTTTGTACAATAATTTGCCATTGGCATAATGTCTTActgttccaaataaaaaaagttatttcttaCTGTTAcacattattgtttttgtattaccAAACAATCTCAGTAAAACTAGAAATCACATATATTCCAAAAGCGCCATTTTATCATATTTTGAACATTTTGAATCTAAAGGcatcgaagaaaaaaaaaataccagtgcTTAATTGGCAGAACATACATTTATGCTTCACTTCATTACTGCAACCTTAATATTTCCAGAAGCCTCTAGAAACTTTCAGTAAATTGTTCAGGATGGCAATAAGGTCCAGGAATACCCCAGTAGTTGATAGCACGCACTCTGTATAAACCGGATACAGTTGCACTCTCTAGgggaaaataatataatgctgtTATGCCTTATCCATGACAAGCACTTATTCCATGACAAGCACTTATTCCATGACAAGCACTAGGTAAGCTTTAAGGGAGCAACAGATGGTTGAGGGTGGCATGATATTTCCAAATGTATGTGTTTAAGTGTGACCTGTTCTCTGCTTTTATGATCTTCAAGTTCTCATGTCTCTACATTTCACcctacacacacttactaacacacattccatctcaccccacttacacaattacacatccaagctcacacacatgtacacatccatgctcacacacacaaacacatgcatgctcacgaacacaaatacacatgcatgcttacgcacacaaatacacatgcatgctcacacacacacaagtacacatccatgctcaaacgcACACAAGTACATATGCTTGCTCACACACCAGTATACATGTATGCTCTtgcactcatactcactaacacacaattCATCTGACCTCActtacacaattatacatccatgctcacacacacgtacacatccatgctcttccacacacacagatgcacatacatgctcaaacacacacaaatacacatccatgctcacacacacagaagtactcatgcatgctcaaacacacactagtacacatgcatgctcacacacacacatccaagctcacatacatacatccctCCTCCCGCCCACCACCGCTTGCCCCTCACTGCTCCTGCAGTTCTCCCTCTGGCTGCTCGCGCACCCTGTGCGAGCAGCCTTGGTTTcacattcctgtctccctgtgccggctcaaaatagtttaaaaagggCCTTTCTGACCTGGATTGGTGTGGTTTTTTAAACACTGCGACCCCTGTATTTTTtatcaattctccgtttattgacacagcgaataaaaaaaatacacaaaatcaaGAGTACATACCAAGCATATAcaaatgttacaatgtatcaagaTGCCAGAGTACATGGAATACCTGTGGCAAATGATTAGCGTATCACGGAGAAAAAGCAGAAGAACAGTAAATCTCCATCAACAGTAATGGAAAAcaaacagagagaaaaaaaaaagtatccacagGGAAAGGCACCGTTGGCGCATGTTTgagtagaaaaaaacaatgataaaGGCGTGTGTACCATACCAGTATATGACATATATCGTGAATGCGTGTGCGTGGCAAGATAGCGCAGAATGTGTAATGTGTAAAAGCTCGtcacacaaagaaaaaacaaaaaacaaaaaaaaaaaaaaaaaaaaccctataagAGGAGAGAACGTGACACTTAAGGGGAGCTGTCAGGAGTCCCGAATATACGCCTGAAATCAGGCGACGCAACAAACGTATGCCACCAAAACCAACGGAGACCGTTCTGATGACCCTTACCTCTGGCGGACCAGACAAGGTCCTCCATTTGAGCTATAAACATAACCTGTTGAAGCCAAGCCtgtagaaggggggggggttgggagatTTCCAAAAACATGGGATGATGGATTTGGCAGCATTGAGTAAGTGTATCGTTAGGGAACGTTTATAAGCTGCATGAGGAAGGGGATTCATGTGCAGAAGCATCGTCTCAGGCGTGAACTGAATATCAGGAGCGCAGACCACTTCCAAAACCTCCCAAACAGTGCGCCAAAAAGTCCGGACCGAGGGGCACGACCACCACAAATGGAACAGGGTGCCCCCACTGGCCCCACAGCGCCAACAGGTATCTGGGATCAAGGGGATAAACCTATGCAAGTCTGCAGGGACCTTATACCAGCGCGTCAGGAGCTTATACGAGCATTCCTGAAGCTTGCTAGAGAGAGATCCCTTGTGAATGGTGAGGAACACCCTATCCCAATCCTGAGGGGATGGAGAAATACCAAGATCCCCTTCCCACATACTAAGGAAAAAGGGTTTGGTGCTGGAAACCGAATCAATCAACAGCGCATACAGAGCCGAGAGTAGATGAGGGGGTTCG
The DNA window shown above is from Spea bombifrons isolate aSpeBom1 chromosome 1, aSpeBom1.2.pri, whole genome shotgun sequence and carries:
- the LOC128488604 gene encoding purpurin-like; this translates as MKHSVYIVVATLITLIEQIYARSCVVDSFKVKEDFDIQRYGGTWYAISKKDPEGLFLQDNISAEYTVDEDGTMTASSKGRVKLFGFWLICADMAAQYSVPDSAVPAKMYMTYQGLASYLSSGGDNYWVIDTDYDNYAITYACRTLKEDGTCNDGYSIIFSRNPRGFSQAILRIVRQKQEELCMAGQFQSVLQSGAC